In one Bacillus mesophilus genomic region, the following are encoded:
- a CDS encoding rhodanese-like domain-containing protein produces the protein MLAALLILLGAIIAYSVFTFLYQRKILKTLTEEQFREGYRKAQLIDVRETKEFEGGHILGSRNIPLSQLRMRHKEIRPDKPVYLYCQNGIRSGRAAAVLRRKGVKDLYQLKGGYRLWGGKIKKGK, from the coding sequence ATGCTAGCAGCTTTGTTGATATTACTTGGAGCAATTATTGCTTATTCCGTTTTTACTTTTTTATATCAAAGAAAGATTTTAAAGACTTTAACAGAAGAACAGTTTAGAGAAGGTTATCGTAAAGCACAATTAATTGACGTTCGCGAGACAAAGGAATTTGAAGGTGGACATATTCTTGGATCACGTAACATCCCTTTATCTCAACTAAGAATGCGCCATAAAGAGATAAGACCAGACAAGCCCGTGTATTTATACTGTCAAAATGGGATTCGCAGTGGTCGTGCTGCAGCCGTTCTAAGAAGAAAAGGCGTGAAGGATCTGTATCAGCTAAAAGGTGGATATAGATTATGGGGCGGTAAAATAAAAAAGGGTAAATAA
- a CDS encoding lipoate--protein ligase family protein — MEKNQWRYIYSGSGSPSFNMALDEALLDWHSKGLIPPTIRFYGWDPATLSIGYFQKVDKEIDLEMVRKHNLGFVRRPTGGRGVLHDQELTYSVIVSEDYPGMPKTVTEAYRVISEGVLEGFKLLGLDAYFAVPMTDDEKESLKNPRSAVCFDAPSWYELVVEGRKVAGSAQTRQKGVILQHGAILLDLDEDLLFNLFKYSNERVKERMQKNFKNKAVTINALRETPVSIEEAVDAFKQGFEKGLQIELVPYELSPQERAEVEEIAKTKYESDDWNFRR, encoded by the coding sequence ATGGAAAAAAATCAATGGCGGTATATCTATTCGGGAAGTGGTTCTCCTTCATTCAATATGGCTTTAGATGAAGCCTTGTTAGACTGGCACAGTAAGGGATTAATTCCTCCGACGATTCGATTTTATGGTTGGGATCCAGCAACACTATCGATTGGGTACTTTCAAAAGGTAGACAAGGAAATAGATTTAGAAATGGTTCGAAAACATAATCTTGGATTTGTAAGAAGACCAACTGGTGGACGTGGTGTCCTACACGATCAGGAGCTTACATATAGTGTAATTGTATCTGAGGATTATCCTGGGATGCCTAAAACAGTTACAGAAGCATACCGGGTAATTTCTGAAGGCGTTTTAGAAGGATTCAAGCTTTTAGGGCTAGATGCTTATTTTGCGGTTCCAATGACAGATGATGAAAAAGAGAGCTTGAAAAATCCGAGATCGGCAGTTTGTTTTGACGCACCTTCCTGGTACGAGCTAGTCGTAGAAGGACGCAAAGTGGCTGGAAGTGCCCAGACTAGGCAAAAGGGAGTCATTTTACAACACGGTGCAATCTTACTAGATCTAGACGAGGATTTACTATTCAATTTATTTAAGTACTCAAATGAACGAGTGAAGGAAAGAATGCAGAAAAACTTCAAAAATAAGGCAGTTACTATTAATGCTTTACGTGAAACTCCTGTTTCTATAGAGGAGGCAGTTGATGCCTTTAAGCAAGGATTTGAAAAAGGGCTACAGATTGAACTCGTTCCTTATGAGTTATCACCCCAGGAACGAGCCGAAGTAGAAGAGATTGCAAAGACCAAATATGAAAGTGATGACTGGAATTTTAGAAGATAA
- the gcvPA gene encoding aminomethyl-transferring glycine dehydrogenase subunit GcvPA → MKHRYLPMTEQDQQEMLQAIGVDSVDELFQDIPESVRFKGEYKIKQAKSETALLKELTELANKSMNIKDNPSFLGAGVYDHYIPVIVDHVISRSEFYTAYTPYQPEISQGELQAIFEFQTMICELTGMDVANSSMYDGGTALAEAATLSAGQTRNKKILVSGAVHPESRAVLQTYATGQRLEVIEIPVTNGVTDLEALKEQMNEDVAAVVVQYPNFFGQIEPLKEIEVIAHQHKGMFIVSSNPLSLGALTPPGKFGADIVVGDAQPFGIPTQFGGPHCGYFAVSTKLMRKVPGRLVGQTTDEEGRRGFVLTLQAREQHIRRDKATSNICSNQALNALAASVAMTALGKKGIKEIATQNIQKAQYAKRAFEKAGYEIAFSGPFFNEFVVKLPVSVRKANLQLAEKGLIGGYDLERDDKRLANHMLVAITELRTKDEIDRFVKELGDCHA, encoded by the coding sequence ATGAAGCATCGCTATTTACCGATGACAGAGCAAGATCAACAGGAAATGCTACAAGCTATTGGTGTTGATTCTGTTGATGAGCTATTCCAAGATATCCCTGAAAGTGTAAGATTTAAAGGTGAATACAAGATTAAGCAGGCTAAATCTGAAACTGCCTTACTAAAGGAACTGACTGAATTAGCAAACAAGAGCATGAATATTAAAGATAATCCTTCTTTTTTAGGTGCTGGTGTATATGATCATTACATTCCAGTAATCGTTGATCATGTGATTTCTCGTTCTGAATTCTATACTGCTTATACTCCTTACCAACCAGAAATCTCTCAAGGGGAGCTTCAAGCTATATTTGAATTCCAGACGATGATTTGTGAGCTTACTGGAATGGATGTCGCCAACTCATCTATGTATGATGGTGGAACAGCTTTGGCAGAAGCAGCAACCTTAAGCGCAGGACAAACAAGAAATAAGAAGATTCTAGTTTCCGGGGCAGTTCATCCTGAGTCTCGTGCTGTTCTACAAACGTATGCAACAGGTCAACGTTTAGAGGTAATTGAGATCCCAGTAACAAACGGAGTTACGGATTTAGAAGCACTAAAAGAACAAATGAATGAAGACGTTGCAGCTGTAGTTGTTCAATATCCAAATTTCTTTGGTCAAATTGAGCCTCTCAAGGAGATTGAAGTGATTGCTCATCAGCATAAAGGAATGTTTATCGTTTCAAGTAATCCGTTATCATTAGGAGCGTTAACACCACCTGGTAAATTTGGTGCGGATATTGTGGTTGGGGATGCTCAACCGTTTGGAATTCCAACTCAATTTGGTGGGCCGCATTGTGGGTATTTTGCTGTTTCTACTAAGTTAATGAGAAAGGTTCCAGGACGTTTAGTAGGGCAGACAACTGATGAAGAAGGACGCCGTGGCTTTGTATTAACACTTCAAGCGCGTGAACAACATATTAGACGTGATAAGGCAACTTCAAATATCTGCTCTAATCAAGCATTAAACGCATTAGCTGCATCAGTTGCAATGACAGCATTAGGCAAAAAGGGAATAAAGGAAATTGCTACTCAAAATATTCAAAAGGCACAGTACGCAAAACGTGCATTTGAAAAAGCTGGTTATGAAATCGCATTTTCTGGTCCTTTCTTCAATGAGTTTGTTGTAAAGCTTCCAGTTTCAGTTAGAAAAGCTAACCTTCAGTTAGCTGAAAAAGGACTAATCGGTGGATATGATTTAGAAAGAGATGACAAGCGGTTAGCCAACCATATGCTTGTGGCTATTACTGAGTTAAGAACGAAGGACGAGATTGACCGATTTGTAAAGGAATTGGGGGATTGTCATGCATAA
- the gcvPB gene encoding aminomethyl-transferring glycine dehydrogenase subunit GcvPB — MHNENQPLIFELSKSGRVGYSLPELDVEEVSLEEVIPSDYLRTEDADLPEVSELDIMRHYTALSRRNHGVDSGFYPLGSCTMKYNPKINENVARIAGFAHVHPLQEEETAQGAMELLFDLQEHLKEITGMDEVTLQPAAGAHGEWTGLMMIRAYHEANGDFNRTKVIVPDSAHGTNPASATVAGLETITVKSDENGLVDLEDLKRVVDSDVAALMLTNPNTLGLFEQHILEMASIIHDAGGKLYYDGANLNAVLSKARPGDMGFDVVHLNLHKTFTGPHGGGGPGSGPVGVKEDLIPYLPKPVLVKTDTGYHFDYNRPQSIGRVKPFYGNFGINVRAYTYIRSMGPDGLKAVTEYAVLNANYMMRRLEPFYDLPYKQHCKHEFVLSGRRQKKLGVRTLDIAKRLLDFGYHPPTIYFPLNVEEAIMIEPTETESKETLDEFINIMIQIAKEAEENPEIVQEAPHYTVVKRLDETTAARKPILRFEKQ; from the coding sequence ATGCATAACGAAAACCAACCACTTATTTTTGAATTAAGCAAGTCTGGTCGTGTCGGTTATAGCCTTCCAGAATTAGATGTTGAGGAAGTAAGTTTAGAAGAAGTTATTCCATCTGATTACCTTCGTACAGAAGATGCGGATCTTCCTGAGGTATCAGAGTTAGATATTATGAGACATTACACAGCTTTATCAAGAAGAAACCATGGTGTTGATTCAGGATTTTATCCATTAGGATCTTGTACGATGAAATATAATCCTAAAATCAATGAAAATGTTGCAAGAATTGCTGGTTTTGCACATGTTCATCCACTTCAAGAAGAAGAAACGGCTCAAGGTGCGATGGAATTATTATTTGACCTTCAGGAGCATTTAAAAGAAATCACTGGGATGGATGAGGTTACTCTTCAACCAGCTGCAGGTGCACATGGAGAATGGACGGGGTTAATGATGATCCGTGCTTATCATGAGGCAAATGGAGACTTCAACCGAACAAAGGTCATTGTACCCGATTCAGCACATGGAACGAATCCAGCTTCTGCAACGGTAGCGGGTCTTGAAACAATAACTGTAAAGTCTGATGAGAATGGTCTAGTTGATTTAGAGGACTTAAAGAGAGTCGTTGACTCTGATGTAGCAGCGCTTATGCTGACTAATCCAAATACGTTAGGATTGTTTGAACAGCACATCTTAGAGATGGCTAGCATTATCCATGATGCTGGAGGAAAGCTATATTATGATGGAGCTAACTTGAATGCTGTATTAAGCAAAGCACGACCTGGAGATATGGGCTTTGATGTCGTACATTTAAATCTTCATAAGACCTTTACAGGACCACATGGCGGAGGCGGCCCAGGTTCTGGACCAGTTGGAGTAAAAGAGGATCTTATTCCATATTTACCAAAGCCAGTACTAGTTAAAACAGATACGGGTTATCATTTTGATTACAATCGTCCACAATCAATCGGAAGAGTAAAGCCGTTCTATGGTAACTTTGGAATTAATGTTCGCGCCTATACTTATATTCGATCAATGGGTCCAGATGGATTAAAGGCTGTTACTGAATATGCAGTATTAAATGCGAACTATATGATGAGACGTCTTGAGCCATTCTATGATTTACCATATAAGCAGCATTGTAAGCATGAGTTCGTTTTATCTGGAAGAAGACAAAAGAAGCTTGGCGTTCGTACTCTGGATATAGCAAAACGTCTATTAGACTTTGGATATCATCCGCCTACCATCTACTTCCCATTGAATGTGGAAGAGGCGATTATGATTGAACCGACAGAAACAGAGTCAAAGGAAACATTGGATGAATTTATAAACATCATGATTCAAATTGCAAAAGAAGCTGAAGAAAATCCTGAAATTGTTCAGGAAGCACCTCATTACACGGTGGTTAAACGTCTAGACGAAACAACAGCAGCAAGAAAGCCAATCTTACGCTTTGAAAAGCAATAA
- the gcvT gene encoding glycine cleavage system aminomethyltransferase GcvT, translating into MSQLKRTPLFEAYKEYGGKTIDFGGWELPVQFSSIKEEHEAVRERAGLFDVSHMGEFEVKGPGSLDFLQKMMTNDVSKLVDGKAQYTAMCYENGGTVDDLLIYKRADQDYLLVVNASNIDKDFEWLQSHLFGEVELTNVSELTAQLAIQGPLAETILQKMTTTPLNEIGFFSFKEDVELDGLKALVSRTGYTGEDGFEIYCNTNDATTLWHKILETGSNEGILPCGLGARDTLRFEANLALYGQELSKDITPLEAGIGFAVKLQKEADFFGKETLLKQKEEGLSRKLVGIEMIDKGIPRHGYEVFDGDNQIGFVTTGTQSPTLKRNIGLAILDQSFTSLDTEVEVQIRSKKLKAKVVSTPFYKRPKK; encoded by the coding sequence ATGTCCCAGCTTAAGCGTACACCTTTATTCGAAGCCTACAAAGAATATGGAGGAAAAACGATAGACTTTGGTGGGTGGGAGCTTCCCGTTCAATTTTCAAGTATTAAAGAAGAGCATGAAGCCGTTCGAGAGCGCGCAGGATTATTTGATGTTTCTCATATGGGGGAATTTGAAGTAAAAGGCCCTGGAAGTTTAGATTTCTTACAAAAGATGATGACAAATGATGTCTCAAAACTTGTAGATGGAAAAGCACAATATACAGCAATGTGTTATGAAAACGGTGGAACTGTCGATGATTTACTTATTTATAAAAGAGCAGATCAGGACTATTTACTTGTTGTAAATGCTTCAAATATTGACAAAGACTTTGAATGGCTTCAGTCTCATTTATTTGGGGAAGTAGAGCTTACTAATGTATCAGAGCTTACTGCACAGTTAGCGATACAAGGTCCTTTAGCAGAAACGATCCTACAAAAAATGACGACAACACCATTAAATGAAATTGGCTTCTTCAGCTTCAAGGAAGATGTTGAACTTGATGGACTAAAGGCGTTGGTATCACGTACTGGATACACAGGTGAGGACGGTTTTGAGATCTATTGCAACACTAATGACGCAACTACTCTTTGGCATAAGATCTTAGAGACTGGCTCAAATGAAGGGATTCTTCCGTGTGGGCTTGGAGCACGTGATACTCTCCGCTTTGAAGCGAATCTCGCTTTATATGGTCAAGAGCTATCAAAAGATATAACTCCGCTTGAAGCTGGCATTGGATTTGCTGTAAAGCTTCAAAAAGAAGCAGACTTTTTTGGTAAAGAGACACTTCTCAAGCAAAAGGAAGAGGGTCTTTCTAGGAAGCTAGTAGGTATTGAAATGATTGACAAAGGAATTCCTCGTCATGGCTATGAGGTTTTTGACGGAGACAACCAAATTGGTTTTGTCACTACAGGAACTCAATCACCAACACTTAAAAGAAATATTGGTTTAGCTATACTAGATCAATCATTTACAAGCTTAGATACAGAAGTAGAAGTACAAATTCGATCAAAGAAATTAAAAGCAAAAGTAGTATCAACTCCATTCTATAAGCGTCCAAAAAAGTAA
- a CDS encoding histidine kinase N-terminal domain-containing protein: MTVEERLCEYLEAHYEEFLLRWSSTILISNSDPYKDILISNGQRMFELITAFLRNEFNEDQLKMLAFKVAEERAHAGVNIGEFIYNVNTGRSEIFKHLDDSQIPLNELQPIINHINTWFDEFIYHAVKKYTDIKDQDLNEKKSFIKQTHQDRLTLLGQMASSFVHEFRNPLTSITGFIKLLQRENPNLDYLDVIQHELEQLNYQISQFLLVSKKEVIGKEKEIVSFENLVKEVEMFLYPTIVDNNVVVDVEVEPDLKVMGYRDEFRQVLLNILMNSIDALKLVLHDKQIKIHGYTIDDRVFLAIHNNGPSIPSDKIISIFEPFITEKKLGTGLGLFVCKQIVEKHDGEISCTSTHERTSFIIQLNSLSTKESSIKKPHLQG, encoded by the coding sequence ATGACAGTAGAAGAAAGACTTTGTGAATATTTAGAAGCTCATTACGAAGAATTTTTACTAAGATGGTCAAGTACTATCCTTATATCTAATTCTGATCCATATAAAGATATTTTAATCTCCAACGGCCAGAGAATGTTTGAGCTCATCACTGCTTTTTTAAGAAATGAATTCAATGAAGACCAACTTAAGATGCTAGCATTTAAGGTGGCAGAAGAAAGAGCACACGCTGGGGTTAATATTGGTGAATTTATCTATAATGTAAATACAGGACGAAGTGAAATCTTTAAACATCTTGATGACTCCCAGATTCCGTTAAATGAACTTCAACCGATTATCAATCATATTAATACCTGGTTTGATGAATTTATTTATCATGCTGTGAAGAAATATACAGATATAAAAGATCAGGACTTAAATGAGAAGAAATCATTTATTAAACAAACTCACCAAGATCGTCTAACCCTATTAGGTCAGATGGCCTCTAGCTTTGTTCATGAATTTAGGAATCCACTTACATCGATTACTGGATTTATCAAGCTACTACAAAGAGAAAACCCTAACCTTGACTATTTAGATGTGATTCAACACGAGCTGGAGCAATTAAATTATCAAATTTCTCAATTTCTACTAGTGTCTAAAAAAGAGGTGATTGGGAAGGAAAAAGAAATCGTTTCCTTTGAAAATCTAGTAAAGGAAGTGGAAATGTTTCTTTACCCTACCATCGTTGATAATAATGTTGTAGTAGATGTAGAAGTAGAACCAGATCTCAAGGTTATGGGGTATCGTGATGAATTTCGTCAGGTACTACTAAATATTCTAATGAATTCCATTGATGCTTTAAAACTAGTTTTGCACGATAAACAAATTAAGATTCATGGGTATACCATTGACGACCGTGTTTTCCTAGCCATTCATAATAATGGTCCTAGCATTCCTTCGGATAAAATCATTTCTATTTTTGAGCCGTTTATTACTGAAAAAAAGCTAGGGACAGGACTAGGTTTATTCGTCTGCAAGCAAATTGTAGAGAAACATGATGGAGAAATCTCCTGTACCTCTACTCACGAGCGTACTTCATTTATTATTCAGTTAAATTCCTTATCTACTAAAGAATCAAGTATAAAAAAACCTCATCTACAAGGGTAG